The Acidobacteriota bacterium genome includes a region encoding these proteins:
- a CDS encoding lytic transglycosylase domain-containing protein — translation MRRASRVTTATTILLVAASSAGAELAVLTNGYRYKVTAWELLAERGSVEAERIRLILENGSSVTLPLLRIERIVDDEITDEPTPEAQPEAGFSLDYRPGQTAPAVPYGELFLRIGREHELNPDLLAALARAESAYDPGAVSSKGARGLLQLMPATAERFGVAARELYDPARNVLAAARYLTWLRRRFEDDLPRVLAGYNAGEGAVDAHDGVPPYRETVTFIGRVYGYLGL, via the coding sequence TTGAGGCGCGCTTCGCGGGTCACCACGGCGACCACGATCCTGCTGGTCGCCGCGTCGTCGGCCGGTGCCGAACTCGCTGTGCTGACCAACGGCTATCGCTACAAGGTGACTGCCTGGGAGCTCCTGGCGGAGCGTGGCTCCGTGGAGGCGGAGCGTATTCGGCTGATCCTGGAGAACGGCTCTTCGGTCACCCTGCCGCTCTTGCGGATCGAGCGCATCGTCGACGACGAGATCACCGATGAGCCGACTCCCGAAGCGCAGCCCGAGGCTGGCTTCTCGCTCGACTACCGGCCCGGCCAGACGGCGCCGGCCGTTCCCTACGGCGAGCTCTTCCTCCGGATCGGCCGCGAGCACGAACTGAACCCCGATCTGCTGGCTGCGCTCGCGCGCGCGGAGTCCGCCTACGATCCCGGCGCCGTGTCGTCGAAGGGGGCCCGCGGCCTGCTCCAACTGATGCCGGCCACCGCCGAGCGCTTCGGCGTCGCGGCGCGCGAGCTCTACGACCCGGCCCGCAACGTGCTCGCGGCAGCCCGCTACCTGACCTGGTTGCGCCGCCGCTTCGAGGACGACCTGCCCCGCGTGCTGGCTGGCTACAACGCCGGCGAGGGCGCCGTCGACGCTCACGACGGGGTGCCGCCCTATCGCGAGACAGTGACCTTCATCGGTCGCGTCTACGGCTACCTCGGCCTGTAG
- a CDS encoding CDGSH iron-sulfur domain-containing protein → MTEARIAARVPAKIELEAGTYWWCRCGRSENQPFCDGSHRGTEFEPMRLTLEADRRVALCQCKRSDRMPHCDGSHRFVD, encoded by the coding sequence ATGACCGAAGCCCGAATCGCGGCCCGAGTCCCCGCCAAGATCGAACTGGAAGCCGGCACCTACTGGTGGTGCCGGTGTGGCCGGTCGGAGAACCAGCCGTTCTGCGACGGCTCCCACCGCGGCACGGAGTTCGAGCCGATGCGCCTCACGTTGGAGGCCGATCGGCGGGTCGCGCTCTGTCAGTGCAAGCGCAGCGACAGAATGCCGCACTGCGACGGCAGTCACCGGTTCGTGGACTGA
- a CDS encoding ferredoxin family protein, which yields MTHIIFEPCIGVKDTSCVDVCPVDCIYDDDDWELLLIHPEECIDCGLCVDACPVQAILPLEEVPEGQEKYIALNYTAFGFDPP from the coding sequence ATGACCCACATCATCTTTGAACCATGCATCGGCGTGAAGGACACGTCGTGCGTCGATGTCTGCCCTGTCGACTGCATCTACGACGATGACGACTGGGAACTGCTCTTGATTCACCCCGAGGAGTGCATCGACTGCGGCCTGTGCGTCGATGCCTGCCCGGTGCAGGCGATCCTGCCCCTGGAGGAGGTTCCCGAGGGCCAGGAGAAGTACATCGCGCTGAACTACACGGCGTTCGGCTTCGACCCGCCGTGA
- a CDS encoding M28 family peptidase, giving the protein MTTRTTALAFSLVLFLLAACGQPAPDTATQLATWIADLSDDAMEGRGPGTAGDVMARQYIAEVMADMGIEPAAADGSWEQAFDIVGIDATVPETWSFESSGGGSVEFAFWDEFIAHSGVQSEQAAIEDAELVFVGYGIQAPEYGWDDYSDADLAGKVLVMLNNDPDWDPDLFEGDRRLYYGRWTYKYESAAAQGAAGAIIIHTTPSAGYPFQVVQTSWTGPQFELPDEGEPRTQINAWLTEEASRRLFEFAGVDYDATLESARSADFAPMPLGVSTSLSLTNTVTREQTANVLGALPGSDPELADEWIVFTAHHDHLGVSPDESLEDRIYNGALDNAAGVAQVLAIAGELAAQRPGPSRSMLFLLVGAEEQGLLGSEYYAAHPTVPPGKMAANINYDGGNQWGSTRDVTYIGYGKSSLDAVVESAAAEQSRTVLPDQFPDRGYFYRSDQLNFARIGVPAIYLDNGTDFIDRPAGWGKEQLDAWTANIYHQVSDEYQPPTEDGGGWNFDGMVDDVELGLACARAISENPELPAWNPGDEFEAARLAALAAVAGE; this is encoded by the coding sequence ATGACCACCCGAACTACCGCGCTTGCGTTCTCGCTCGTTCTCTTCCTCCTCGCCGCCTGCGGACAGCCGGCTCCCGATACCGCGACCCAGCTCGCCACCTGGATCGCCGACCTCTCCGACGACGCGATGGAGGGCCGCGGTCCCGGCACCGCGGGCGACGTGATGGCGCGCCAGTACATCGCCGAAGTGATGGCGGACATGGGGATCGAACCGGCGGCCGCGGACGGTAGCTGGGAGCAGGCTTTCGACATCGTTGGCATCGACGCCACGGTGCCCGAGACCTGGTCCTTCGAGTCGAGCGGCGGGGGCAGCGTCGAGTTCGCCTTCTGGGACGAGTTCATCGCCCACAGCGGCGTGCAGTCGGAGCAGGCCGCGATCGAGGACGCCGAACTGGTCTTCGTCGGTTACGGCATCCAGGCGCCGGAGTACGGTTGGGACGACTACAGCGACGCGGACCTCGCCGGCAAGGTGCTCGTCATGCTGAACAACGACCCGGACTGGGACCCGGACCTGTTCGAAGGCGACCGCCGCCTCTACTACGGCCGCTGGACCTACAAGTACGAGAGCGCCGCGGCCCAGGGCGCGGCGGGCGCGATCATCATTCACACCACACCCTCGGCCGGGTATCCGTTCCAGGTGGTGCAGACGTCCTGGACCGGGCCTCAGTTCGAGTTGCCGGACGAGGGCGAGCCGCGCACGCAGATCAACGCCTGGCTGACCGAGGAGGCGTCCCGGCGCCTGTTCGAGTTCGCCGGCGTCGACTACGACGCGACCCTCGAGTCGGCCCGCAGCGCGGACTTCGCGCCGATGCCGCTCGGCGTGTCGACCAGTCTGTCGCTCACGAACACCGTGACGCGCGAGCAGACCGCCAACGTGCTCGGCGCCCTGCCGGGCAGCGATCCGGAGCTGGCCGACGAGTGGATCGTCTTCACTGCCCATCACGACCACCTCGGGGTTTCGCCGGACGAGAGTCTGGAAGACCGCATCTACAACGGTGCCCTGGACAACGCGGCCGGCGTCGCCCAGGTGCTGGCGATCGCGGGCGAGCTGGCGGCCCAGAGGCCTGGACCCAGTCGCTCCATGCTGTTCCTCCTCGTCGGCGCCGAGGAGCAGGGACTGCTCGGCTCCGAGTACTACGCGGCTCACCCCACCGTGCCGCCCGGCAAGATGGCCGCGAACATCAACTACGACGGCGGCAACCAGTGGGGCTCGACCCGTGACGTGACCTACATCGGCTACGGCAAGTCGAGCCTGGACGCCGTCGTCGAATCGGCGGCCGCCGAGCAGAGCCGCACGGTGCTGCCCGACCAGTTCCCGGACCGCGGCTACTTCTACCGGTCGGACCAGTTGAACTTCGCCCGCATCGGCGTGCCGGCGATCTACCTCGACAACGGCACCGACTTCATCGACCGGCCGGCGGGTTGGGGCAAGGAGCAACTCGACGCCTGGACGGCGAACATCTACCACCAGGTGTCGGATGAGTACCAGCCGCCGACCGAAGACGGCGGGGGCTGGAACTTCGACGGGATGGTCGACGACGTCGAACTCGGCCTGGCCTGCGCCCGCGCCATCTCCGAGAACCCCGAACTTCCGGCCTGGAACCCCGGCGACGAGTTCGAGGCCGCCCGGCTGGCGGCGCTCGCCGCCGTCGCTGGCGAGTAG
- the xerD gene encoding site-specific tyrosine recombinase XerD produces MPARTLSRPAAVSESERTLDRYLDGLLVERGLSQHTVDAYRRDLRRLAGNLEDADGDLLTATTGELGGHLRRLRLDGLSPRSVSRALVSMRRFYAFLVNEGDRDDNPAVNLYPPRLPRRLPKVLREAQVEALLRAPDTSQPPGVRDRAMIELLYATGLRVSEMVGLTRRQLQLDAGFLIAFGKGAKERVVPVGESAETWLNRYLREVRPVMAKGRHDVVFVSYRGGGLTRQGFWKLLRNYGLGAGIPDLSPHVLRHSFATHLLEHGADLRAVQAMLGHANITTTQIYTHIHEHRLRTLYDRFHPRAR; encoded by the coding sequence ATGCCCGCGAGAACCCTGAGCCGGCCGGCCGCGGTGTCCGAAAGCGAGCGGACACTGGACCGTTATCTGGACGGCCTGCTGGTGGAGCGGGGCCTGTCCCAGCACACGGTGGACGCCTACCGGCGCGATCTGCGGCGGCTGGCCGGCAATCTGGAGGACGCGGACGGCGATCTGCTGACCGCAACCACGGGCGAACTCGGCGGGCATCTGCGGCGGCTGCGCCTCGACGGACTGTCACCGCGATCGGTCAGTCGCGCCCTGGTCTCCATGCGCCGGTTCTACGCCTTCCTCGTCAACGAGGGCGATCGCGACGACAACCCGGCGGTCAACCTCTACCCGCCGCGGCTACCGCGACGGCTGCCGAAGGTGCTGCGCGAAGCACAGGTCGAGGCCCTGCTTCGCGCTCCGGACACCAGCCAGCCTCCCGGCGTGCGGGACCGCGCGATGATCGAACTGCTCTACGCCACGGGGCTCCGCGTCAGCGAGATGGTCGGTCTTACACGCCGACAGCTCCAGCTCGACGCGGGCTTTCTGATCGCGTTCGGCAAGGGGGCGAAGGAGCGGGTGGTACCCGTGGGCGAATCGGCCGAAACGTGGCTCAACCGCTACCTGAGGGAGGTGCGGCCGGTGATGGCGAAGGGCCGCCACGACGTGGTGTTCGTCAGCTACCGGGGCGGCGGCTTGACCCGGCAGGGATTCTGGAAGCTGCTCAGGAACTACGGCCTCGGCGCCGGCATCCCCGATCTGTCCCCCCACGTGCTACGCCACAGCTTCGCCACCCACCTCCTCGAGCACGGTGCCGACCTGCGCGCGGTTCAGGCAATGCTCGGCCACGCGAACATCACGACGACCCAGATCTACACCCACATCCACGAGCACCGGCTGCGGACGTTGTATGACCGATTCCATCCGCGGGCGCGGTGA
- a CDS encoding SpoIIE family protein phosphatase, which translates to MTCVLALALSIVALRLDSPLAVNVLAWLVGSMSAVVILWAGVVWVQRRLLWRVGRRLAFSYVLFGLLPFLLSLVLVIVAAYLLSGFFLGHLYRDAAIGLQEELEAVSAFLIQPLEMGLLDPSGLPTELGGAALAYYRDGVRAGGDSRAPGGFPAWLETDGEVDGQRRRSRVPPLVALPDGSATQAAAFRRGSSAVVAFYDPVAVGLLERELSRRSDVWTRLRRQGETNGAGWTVQVFGTEWVLQPLARTQGGAEREAFFESLGASSPFSILGVEMLGPLHAFASGEAVSPPVSASLAATQRIVFRHLFSSSGQVDTLGWIAFIIPTFLLLDVFVAAMVMALFMILGLSRAVNRLSAATGAVQAGDFSARIPVRRKDQIGALQRSFNEMAGGLERLIAERTARRALEQELEFAREVQKNLIPGQGLQVEGVEFATFFEPSAAIGGDYFDILELPAEREGDSGRLGVVIADVAGHGLSAGLRMAMLKAGLLTLVEEGKPARQLLPALDSLVRKESDRVFVTASLSLIDLSSGVVEMTNAGHPPAYLLRDGEIEEILLSGSPLGALGEDYGFRRFELEPGDVMVWLSDGFIEAAAADGEVFGYERTMESLKGSADSAREVRDRILDEIHRYTEGVGADDDLTLVVMRYQPQAATVAKPVDHELLRAAGG; encoded by the coding sequence TTGACGTGTGTCCTGGCGCTGGCGCTGTCCATCGTCGCGTTGAGGCTGGATTCGCCCCTGGCCGTAAACGTGCTGGCCTGGCTCGTCGGCAGCATGTCCGCCGTCGTCATCCTGTGGGCCGGCGTCGTTTGGGTGCAACGCCGGCTGCTGTGGCGGGTCGGACGCCGCCTGGCCTTCAGCTACGTGCTCTTCGGTCTGCTGCCCTTCCTGCTCAGCCTGGTGCTGGTGATCGTCGCCGCCTACCTCCTGTCCGGGTTCTTCCTCGGCCACCTCTACCGGGATGCCGCCATCGGTCTTCAGGAGGAACTCGAAGCGGTTTCGGCGTTCCTCATTCAGCCGCTCGAAATGGGGCTGCTCGACCCCTCCGGTCTGCCGACGGAGTTGGGAGGGGCAGCACTGGCGTACTACCGGGACGGCGTCCGCGCGGGTGGAGATTCGAGGGCGCCCGGCGGCTTCCCCGCGTGGCTGGAGACGGACGGCGAGGTCGACGGTCAGCGGCGGCGAAGCCGCGTGCCGCCGTTGGTCGCGCTTCCCGACGGTTCGGCGACCCAGGCCGCGGCCTTTCGCCGCGGAAGCTCGGCGGTTGTGGCGTTCTACGACCCCGTCGCCGTGGGCCTGCTGGAGCGGGAACTGAGCCGCCGCAGCGACGTCTGGACGCGGCTCCGGCGGCAGGGCGAGACCAATGGCGCCGGATGGACGGTCCAGGTCTTCGGCACGGAGTGGGTGCTGCAGCCGCTGGCGCGAACCCAGGGCGGAGCGGAGCGCGAGGCGTTCTTCGAGTCGCTCGGCGCCAGCTCCCCGTTCAGCATCCTGGGCGTCGAAATGCTGGGGCCGCTCCACGCCTTCGCCAGTGGCGAGGCGGTCTCGCCGCCGGTCTCGGCATCGCTCGCGGCGACGCAGCGGATCGTCTTTCGGCATCTGTTCTCGTCGTCGGGCCAGGTGGACACCCTGGGCTGGATCGCCTTCATTATTCCCACCTTCCTGCTCCTCGACGTATTCGTCGCGGCGATGGTCATGGCCCTGTTCATGATCCTGGGGCTGAGCCGCGCGGTGAACCGGCTGAGCGCGGCGACCGGGGCCGTGCAGGCGGGCGACTTCTCGGCCCGCATCCCGGTTCGGCGCAAGGACCAGATCGGTGCGCTGCAGCGATCGTTCAACGAGATGGCCGGCGGTCTGGAGCGCCTGATCGCCGAGCGCACGGCCCGGCGGGCGCTGGAGCAGGAGCTCGAGTTCGCCCGGGAAGTCCAGAAGAACCTGATCCCGGGCCAGGGCCTTCAGGTGGAAGGAGTCGAGTTCGCCACCTTCTTCGAGCCGTCGGCCGCGATCGGTGGCGACTACTTCGACATCCTCGAGCTTCCGGCCGAGCGCGAGGGCGACAGCGGACGCCTGGGCGTGGTCATCGCGGACGTCGCCGGGCACGGCCTTTCGGCCGGCCTGCGCATGGCGATGCTCAAGGCGGGGCTCCTGACCCTGGTGGAGGAGGGCAAGCCGGCGCGGCAACTTCTTCCTGCCCTGGACAGCCTGGTGCGGAAGGAAAGCGACCGCGTCTTCGTGACCGCGAGTCTCTCCCTGATCGACCTCTCGAGCGGAGTCGTCGAGATGACGAACGCCGGCCATCCTCCCGCCTACCTGTTACGGGATGGCGAGATCGAGGAGATCCTGCTTTCCGGGTCTCCACTTGGCGCCCTCGGCGAGGACTACGGCTTTCGGCGGTTCGAGCTCGAGCCCGGCGACGTCATGGTCTGGCTGTCGGACGGTTTCATCGAGGCGGCTGCCGCCGATGGAGAAGTGTTCGGTTACGAGCGGACGATGGAGTCCCTCAAGGGTTCGGCGGACAGCGCCAGAGAGGTGCGCGACCGAATCCTCGATGAGATCCACCGGTACACCGAAGGAGTCGGCGCGGACGACGACCTCACCCTGGTCGTGATGCGCTACCAGCCGCAGGCGGCGACCGTCGCGAAGCCCGTTGACCACGAACTGCTGCGGGCGGCCGGCGGCTGA
- the clpB gene encoding ATP-dependent chaperone ClpB: MDPNKLTIKSQEALTGAQDRARRFGHQQVDTEHLLLALLDQQDGLAPRLLRRLDIDPAELHAHIKRDLDRKPKVTGGATEVGKIYVTNALEQLLLRAEDEARGLGDDYVSVEHLLLAAAEGEDGAARALAEAGLSRQPLLDALKTLRGAQRVTSNNPETAYEALEKYGVDLVAQARAGKMDPVIGRDSEIRRAIRILSRKTKNNPVLIGEPGVGKTAIVEGLAQRIVRGDVPEWLKDRSVFSLDLGALLAGAKYRGEFEERLKAVLTEIAQSEGRILLFIDEVHNIVGAGRTEGSTDAGNLLKPMLARGELHCIGATTLDEYRRYVEKDAALERRFQPILVDAPSVEDTVSILRGLRERFEVHHGVRIQDNALVAAATLSDRYVSDRFLPDKAIDLVDEACALIRTEIDSLPAELDEATRRVMRLEIEEAALNKETDESSRKRLQTLRRELADLRTRAAAMRSQWESEKAAIDDERKVREQVEQVRHEIEVAERQYDLNRAAELRHGVLPGLLEKLQSEEQAAGEGDAGGRLLREEVTDNEIAEIVSKWTGVPVTRLVEGEREKLLRLDEILHRRVIGQDEAVQLVADAVIRARSGIKDPRRPIGSFLFLGPTGVGKTELAKTLAEALFDTEENIVRIDMSEYMERHTVSRLVGAPPGYIGHEDGGQLTEAVRRTPYAVVLFDEIEKAHRDVWSVLLQVLDDGRITDSQGRTVDFKNAVVIMTSNLGSPHLLEGVTPAGEITDAARNAVMAELRRSMRPEFLNRIDEVVLFSPLTVAEIEQIVGLLTSELEKRLGEQEIGLELTPAAREFTARAGYDPVYGARPLKRYLQREVETRIGRALVGGDIGPGDRVVIDVDGGRLAIRSEPATADADARSDDNRAA; this comes from the coding sequence ATGGACCCGAACAAGCTGACGATCAAGTCCCAGGAAGCCCTGACCGGCGCCCAGGACCGGGCGCGGCGCTTCGGCCACCAGCAGGTCGACACGGAACATCTGCTGCTCGCCCTGCTCGATCAGCAGGACGGCCTGGCGCCCCGGCTGCTCCGGCGCCTCGACATCGACCCGGCCGAGCTTCACGCCCACATCAAGCGAGACCTCGACCGTAAGCCGAAGGTCACCGGCGGCGCCACCGAAGTCGGCAAGATCTACGTCACGAATGCGCTCGAGCAGCTCCTGCTTCGGGCCGAGGACGAAGCCAGGGGACTCGGCGACGACTACGTCTCGGTCGAGCACCTGCTGCTGGCAGCAGCGGAAGGTGAGGACGGCGCCGCCAGGGCGCTCGCCGAAGCTGGCCTCTCGCGGCAGCCGCTCCTGGATGCGCTGAAGACGCTGCGCGGGGCGCAGCGTGTGACGAGCAACAACCCGGAGACGGCCTACGAGGCGCTCGAGAAGTACGGCGTCGACCTGGTCGCGCAGGCCCGCGCAGGCAAGATGGACCCCGTGATCGGCCGCGACTCGGAGATCCGCCGGGCGATCCGCATCCTGTCCCGCAAGACGAAGAACAACCCGGTCCTGATCGGCGAACCCGGGGTCGGCAAGACGGCGATCGTCGAGGGACTGGCCCAGCGCATCGTCCGCGGCGACGTCCCCGAGTGGCTCAAGGACCGCAGCGTGTTCTCGCTCGACCTCGGCGCGCTGCTCGCCGGCGCCAAGTACCGCGGCGAGTTCGAGGAGCGCTTGAAGGCGGTGCTGACCGAGATCGCCCAGAGCGAGGGACGCATCCTGCTGTTCATCGACGAAGTCCACAACATCGTCGGCGCCGGCCGCACGGAGGGCTCCACCGACGCCGGCAACCTGCTCAAGCCGATGCTCGCGCGAGGCGAACTCCACTGCATCGGCGCCACGACCCTCGACGAGTACCGCCGGTACGTCGAGAAGGACGCGGCTCTGGAACGGCGCTTCCAGCCGATCCTGGTCGATGCGCCCTCGGTCGAGGACACGGTGTCCATCCTGCGCGGGCTGCGCGAGCGCTTCGAGGTCCACCACGGCGTCCGCATCCAGGACAACGCCCTGGTGGCCGCCGCCACGCTCTCGGACCGCTACGTCTCGGACCGGTTCCTGCCCGACAAGGCGATCGACCTCGTCGACGAGGCCTGCGCCCTCATCCGCACCGAGATCGATTCCCTCCCGGCCGAGCTCGACGAAGCGACCCGGCGGGTCATGCGGCTCGAGATCGAGGAGGCCGCTCTCAACAAGGAAACCGACGAGTCGAGTCGGAAGCGCCTCCAGACCCTGCGCCGCGAACTCGCCGACCTGCGCACCCGGGCTGCCGCGATGCGCAGCCAGTGGGAGAGCGAGAAGGCGGCGATCGACGACGAACGCAAGGTGCGCGAACAGGTCGAGCAGGTTCGGCACGAGATCGAGGTCGCCGAGCGCCAGTACGACCTGAACCGGGCCGCCGAACTGCGCCACGGGGTGCTGCCCGGGCTGTTGGAGAAGCTCCAGAGCGAAGAGCAGGCCGCCGGCGAGGGCGACGCAGGAGGGCGGCTACTGCGCGAAGAGGTAACCGACAACGAGATCGCCGAGATCGTCTCGAAGTGGACCGGCGTGCCCGTCACCCGGCTGGTCGAAGGGGAGCGCGAGAAGCTGCTGCGCCTCGACGAGATCCTGCATCGCCGGGTGATCGGCCAGGACGAGGCGGTCCAGCTCGTGGCGGACGCGGTGATCCGCGCCCGCTCGGGCATCAAGGACCCCCGGCGCCCGATCGGCTCCTTCCTGTTCCTCGGCCCCACCGGAGTCGGCAAGACGGAGCTCGCCAAGACCCTGGCCGAAGCGCTCTTCGATACGGAGGAGAACATCGTCCGCATCGACATGAGCGAGTACATGGAGCGGCACACGGTTTCCCGCCTGGTCGGCGCCCCGCCCGGGTACATCGGCCACGAGGACGGCGGCCAGTTGACCGAAGCGGTGCGGCGCACGCCCTACGCGGTGGTCCTCTTCGACGAGATCGAGAAGGCGCACCGCGACGTCTGGAGCGTGCTGCTCCAGGTTCTGGACGACGGGCGGATCACCGATTCCCAGGGCCGGACCGTCGACTTCAAGAACGCCGTCGTCATCATGACGTCGAACCTCGGCTCGCCCCACCTGCTGGAGGGAGTGACGCCGGCCGGCGAGATCACGGACGCCGCGCGCAACGCCGTGATGGCCGAGCTACGCCGGTCGATGCGACCCGAGTTCCTGAACCGGATCGACGAGGTCGTCCTGTTCTCGCCGCTCACGGTTGCCGAGATCGAGCAGATCGTCGGCCTGCTCACGAGCGAGCTCGAGAAGCGGCTCGGGGAGCAGGAGATCGGCCTCGAACTGACGCCGGCCGCCCGCGAATTCACGGCCCGGGCCGGCTACGACCCGGTCTACGGCGCCCGGCCGCTCAAGCGCTACCTGCAGCGCGAGGTCGAGACGCGGATCGGGCGCGCCCTGGTCGGCGGCGACATCGGCCCGGGGGACCGCGTCGTCATCGATGTCGACGGCGGACGTCTCGCGATTCGCAGCGAGCCGGCGACCGCCGACGCCGACGCCAGGAGCGACGACAACCGCGCTGCCTGA
- a CDS encoding DUF1015 family protein: MKLYAFQGYRYNSARVDAAAQAAPPFDQIDESLRDRLHAQSPHQFARVTKPVGRDGRTPHEDSVALHREWIENRVVVRDETPSIYPYAITQPDGSRRLGLCALVGVEPGREGDLWPHEQTVAKSIAERLDLLRLSRIDIEPVFYLAEDDGTLERLLGEDCNGAAGVALVSHTDPWTGDVHTLFRITDPERIRAYAAALAGARAAIADGHHRTQVAQTYAAEAGAASGTAAACKMVVLTSLASANLRIDPVHRGIRVPVDRDAMSSLPLRRDTLAETRGAAIAARVAAAGQPALAVWFRGDAAPELWTLDAAAAPTDMPGRKADLPASLLHHHLLRSAGVPLEAATDGSIAYEADPDDIVAQLERAEITAGVFLPPMTPRQFARATEDGDLLPPKSTRFLPKLVSGLVWCAHDAHIVPG; this comes from the coding sequence ATGAAGCTCTACGCCTTCCAGGGCTATCGCTACAACTCCGCCAGGGTCGACGCCGCCGCCCAGGCGGCGCCGCCCTTCGACCAGATCGACGAGTCCCTGCGCGACCGCCTGCACGCACAGTCACCGCACCAGTTCGCGCGCGTCACGAAACCGGTCGGGCGGGATGGCCGGACGCCGCACGAGGACTCCGTCGCGCTCCACCGCGAGTGGATCGAGAACCGAGTCGTGGTGCGGGACGAGACCCCGTCGATCTACCCCTACGCGATCACCCAGCCCGACGGCTCGCGCCGGCTGGGTCTGTGCGCCCTGGTCGGCGTCGAGCCGGGACGCGAGGGAGACCTCTGGCCCCACGAACAGACGGTCGCCAAGTCGATCGCCGAGCGCCTGGACCTGCTGCGGCTCTCCCGGATCGACATCGAACCCGTCTTCTACCTGGCCGAGGACGACGGCACGCTGGAACGCCTGCTCGGCGAGGACTGCAACGGCGCCGCCGGTGTTGCCCTGGTCAGCCACACGGATCCGTGGACCGGCGACGTCCACACGCTCTTCCGGATCACCGACCCCGAACGGATCCGCGCCTATGCCGCCGCCCTCGCCGGCGCCCGCGCCGCGATCGCGGACGGCCACCACCGCACCCAGGTGGCCCAGACCTACGCCGCCGAAGCGGGTGCTGCGAGCGGCACCGCCGCGGCGTGCAAGATGGTCGTGCTGACCAGCCTGGCCTCCGCGAACCTCAGGATCGACCCGGTCCACCGCGGTATCCGCGTACCGGTCGACCGCGACGCGATGAGTTCGCTGCCGCTCCGCCGCGACACGTTGGCCGAAACCCGCGGCGCGGCCATCGCCGCCCGCGTCGCCGCCGCCGGCCAACCGGCCCTTGCCGTCTGGTTCCGGGGCGACGCGGCGCCCGAACTCTGGACCCTCGACGCGGCAGCCGCGCCGACGGACATGCCCGGCCGCAAGGCCGATCTCCCCGCCTCCCTCCTCCACCACCACCTGCTCCGGAGCGCCGGCGTGCCCCTCGAAGCCGCCACCGACGGCAGCATCGCCTACGAGGCGGATCCCGACGACATCGTCGCCCAGCTCGAGCGGGCCGAGATCACGGCCGGCGTCTTCCTGCCTCCGATGACCCCCAGGCAGTTCGCCCGCGCGACCGAAGACGGCGACCTGCTACCGCCGAAATCGACCCGATTCCTGCCGAAGCTGGTGTCAGGCCTGGTGTGGTGTGCGCATGACGCGCACATCGTGCCCGGCTGA
- a CDS encoding DnaJ domain-containing protein, protein MEYKDYYKTLGVAKDASAADIQRAYRKLARQFHPDVNKDPGAEARFKDIGEAYEVLKDEEKRSRYDQYGAAWQRVQTGGAPPPGWEGFHFNFGGDQRFDFGGARASGSASGFSSFFDMLFGGAGPQGFPGGGRPGSWTRPRRGRNHEVALPLSLENLAEGGPRPIEFLDRSTGRTKNLEVQIPRGVLPGQSIRLGGQGGKGMGAPDGDLLLKVEALPHPVFRRRGRDLHCDVPVAPWTAALGGKVRIPTLGGYAEATLPPGSSTGRKMRLRGRGLPNPKGPDGDLLAEIQVVVPKRLTAEEQTLFEQLRETSGFEPSGEVPRAAGNDR, encoded by the coding sequence GTGGAATACAAGGACTACTACAAGACGCTGGGGGTGGCGAAGGATGCCTCCGCGGCGGACATCCAGCGCGCCTACCGCAAGCTGGCCCGCCAGTTCCACCCGGACGTGAACAAGGACCCGGGCGCCGAGGCTCGTTTCAAGGACATCGGCGAAGCCTACGAAGTCCTCAAGGACGAGGAGAAGCGCAGCAGGTACGACCAGTACGGCGCTGCCTGGCAACGGGTGCAGACCGGGGGCGCTCCCCCGCCCGGCTGGGAGGGCTTCCATTTCAACTTCGGCGGCGACCAGCGCTTCGACTTCGGCGGCGCCCGGGCTTCCGGCAGCGCCTCCGGTTTCAGTTCCTTTTTCGACATGTTGTTCGGGGGCGCGGGGCCGCAGGGCTTCCCCGGGGGTGGCCGCCCCGGGAGCTGGACCCGGCCCCGCCGCGGCCGGAACCACGAGGTGGCGTTGCCGCTCAGCCTCGAGAACCTGGCCGAGGGCGGTCCCCGGCCCATCGAGTTTCTAGATCGTTCGACCGGCCGCACGAAGAACCTCGAGGTGCAGATTCCCAGGGGCGTGCTGCCAGGCCAGTCGATCCGGCTCGGCGGCCAGGGCGGCAAGGGCATGGGCGCACCCGACGGTGATCTGCTGCTCAAGGTCGAGGCCCTGCCGCACCCGGTCTTCCGCCGCCGCGGGCGCGACCTTCACTGCGACGTGCCCGTGGCTCCCTGGACCGCTGCCCTGGGCGGCAAGGTGCGGATTCCCACCCTCGGCGGCTACGCGGAGGCGACGCTTCCGCCGGGTTCGTCGACCGGCCGGAAGATGCGCCTGCGCGGTCGCGGACTACCCAATCCCAAGGGTCCGGACGGCGACCTGCTGGCCGAGATTCAGGTCGTCGTGCCGAAGCGGCTCACCGCCGAGGAACAGACGTTGTTCGAGCAGCTCCGGGAAACATCCGGCTTCGAGCCGTCCGGAGAGGTCCCCCGAGCCGCCGGGAACGACCGCTGA